The Montipora capricornis isolate CH-2021 chromosome 3, ASM3666992v2, whole genome shotgun sequence genome window below encodes:
- the LOC138043320 gene encoding histamine H2 receptor-like: MEINDSSTRTLLNGTILFDNKNSPKQVSEDGWFWILLGVIGVVALVANSGVIFLIATRRRLRTACNSFILSLTLSDLLAGAVAIPGSFICQFSLGCNVGVWFILCNFFICASVGNVCTLVADRFFRVLYPLRYPVLMSSRRVANLILLGWTVPIFLQLIPSLVIRLNPALNQRVFSVVQMFTFAILPCMGLLLAFAKICAITIKHSRHHRVQVEQVYRTSASSVQLNVNLKLKTRKSFSVIVLGVVIFFFVFCWSFTIYRGICDSFALCKVHQPVILASRIFLASNMAVDPVVYAILKQDVRQELVSTILAIAGHKTRIRDIRMSQTRTWLGQSRK; the protein is encoded by the coding sequence ATGGAAATTAACGACAGCAGCACTCGTACACTTTTAAATGGAACTATCTTATTTGATAACAAAAATTCACCAAAGCAAGTCTCCGAAGACGGATGGTTTTGGATCTTATTGGGCGTAATTGGTGTAGTCGCTTTAGTAGCCAACTCCGGTGTTATTTTTCTGATTGCAACTCGTCGACGCCTTCGTACAGCTTGCAACAGCTTCATCTTGTCGTTGACATTGTCTGACTTACTGGCAGGCGCTGTAGCCATTCCAGGTTCTTTCATATGCCAATTTAGTTTAGGTTGCAACGTAGGAGTTTGGTTTATTTTGTGTAATTTCTTTATCTGTGCTTCAGTTGGCAATGTTTGTACCTTGGTTGCCGATCGATTTTTCCGAGTGTTGTATCCTCTGAGATACCCTGTGTTGATGTCTTCCAGAAGAGTTGCAAATCTCATTTTGCTTGGATGGACGGTGCCCATTTTTCTTCAACTTATTCCATCACTTGTCATTCGGCTGAATCCAGCCTTGAACCAACGGGTTTTTAGTGTAGTCCAAATGTTTACGTTTGCCATTTTACCTTGCATGGGTCTGTTACTTGCCTTCGCGAAGATCTGTGCCATTACCATTAAACACTCGCGCCATCACCGTGTTCAGGTAGAGCAAGTTTACAGAACCTCTGCATCATCCGTTCAACTCAACGTGAACCTAAAACTCAAGACCCGGAAGTCATTCTCGGTCATTGTCCTCGGAGTGgtcattttcttctttgttttctgtTGGTCTTTTACGATCTACAGAGGAATCTGTGATAGCTTCGCCTTGTGCAAAGTTCACCAACCAGTCATTTTGGCCTCGAGAATTTTCTTGGCAAGCAATATGGCGGTCGATCCTGTTGTATACGCCATATTAAAGCAAGACGTTAGACAAGAACTTGTAAGTACGATACTTGCAATAGCAGGACACAAAACTCGCATACGGGATATCCGTATGAGTCAAACGCGAACATGGTTGGGGCAGTCAAGAAAATAA